The following proteins are co-located in the Streptomyces spinoverrucosus genome:
- a CDS encoding ABC transporter ATP-binding protein → MTGEAAEALTCTGLTYAFGDTNAVDGLDLTVREGEVFGLLGPNGAGKTTAIRCITTLLPVPAGMVRVFGRDTAREQMAVRRLLGYVPQQLSADAALTGRQNVALFARVFDVPRRERAERVRQALIAVGLADAADRLAGIYSGGMVRRLELAQALVSAPRLLILDEPTIGLDPIARTGVWEHINAVRAATGMTVLVTTHYMDEADQYCDRVGLMHRGRVRALGTPAGLREGLRERLRADALPTLEDVFRAVAGSGLDEKSGGFRDVRSTRRTARRVG, encoded by the coding sequence ATGACCGGCGAAGCCGCCGAGGCCCTCACCTGCACCGGGCTCACCTACGCGTTCGGGGACACGAACGCCGTCGACGGACTCGACCTCACGGTCCGGGAAGGAGAGGTCTTCGGGCTGCTCGGCCCCAACGGCGCCGGCAAGACCACCGCGATCCGCTGCATCACCACACTGCTGCCGGTACCCGCCGGGATGGTCCGGGTCTTCGGCCGTGACACGGCCAGGGAACAGATGGCGGTACGGCGGCTGCTCGGCTACGTCCCGCAGCAGCTGTCCGCCGACGCCGCCCTCACCGGACGGCAGAACGTCGCCCTGTTCGCCCGCGTCTTCGACGTGCCCCGCCGCGAACGCGCCGAACGCGTCCGGCAGGCACTGATCGCCGTCGGTCTCGCCGACGCCGCCGACCGACTGGCCGGCATCTACTCCGGTGGCATGGTGCGCCGGCTCGAACTCGCCCAGGCCCTCGTCAGCGCCCCACGGCTGCTGATACTCGACGAGCCGACGATCGGCCTCGACCCGATCGCCCGTACGGGTGTCTGGGAGCACATCAACGCCGTCCGCGCGGCCACCGGCATGACCGTGCTGGTCACCACCCACTACATGGACGAGGCCGACCAGTACTGCGACCGGGTCGGCCTGATGCACCGGGGGCGGGTCAGGGCCCTCGGCACGCCGGCCGGGCTGCGCGAAGGCCTCCGGGAGCGGCTGCGGGCCGACGCGCTGCCCACGCTGGAGGACGTCTTCCGTGCCGTGGCCGGCAGCGGCCTCGACGAGAAGTCAGGAGGGTTCCGCGATGTCCGAAGCACCCGCCGCACCGCCCGCCGCGTCGGCTGA
- a CDS encoding ABC transporter permease: MSEAPAAPPAASADSDHDLGLLLRPPGARPGWRVLPARVAAMCAVELQKLSHDRTELYTRAVQPALWLLIFGQTFTRIKAIPTGGIPYVDYLAPGIIAQSAMFIAIFYGIQIIWERDAGVLNKLLVTPTPRSALITGKAFASGVKALIQAVVVIVIAAALGVALTWNPLRLLGVAAAVVLGSAFFSCLSMTIAGIVLSRDRLMGFGQAITMPLFFGSNALYPLSVMPGWLQAVSKVNPLSYQVDALRGLLLGTPARLGTDFAVLAVAAVLGVAAASSLLGRLAR; the protein is encoded by the coding sequence ATGTCCGAAGCACCCGCCGCACCGCCCGCCGCGTCGGCTGACAGCGACCACGACCTCGGGCTGCTGCTGCGCCCGCCCGGGGCGAGGCCCGGCTGGCGGGTGCTGCCTGCCCGGGTCGCGGCGATGTGCGCGGTCGAACTGCAAAAGCTCAGCCACGACCGCACCGAGCTGTACACCCGCGCGGTCCAGCCCGCGCTCTGGCTGCTGATCTTCGGCCAGACCTTCACCCGCATCAAGGCGATCCCGACCGGTGGCATCCCCTACGTGGACTATCTGGCGCCCGGCATCATCGCCCAGTCGGCGATGTTCATCGCGATCTTCTACGGCATCCAGATCATCTGGGAGCGCGACGCCGGCGTCCTCAACAAGCTGCTCGTCACCCCCACGCCACGCTCGGCCCTGATCACCGGCAAGGCGTTCGCGTCCGGTGTGAAGGCGCTGATCCAGGCCGTCGTCGTGATCGTCATCGCGGCCGCGCTGGGCGTGGCACTGACGTGGAACCCGCTGCGGCTGCTCGGCGTCGCGGCCGCCGTCGTCCTCGGCTCGGCCTTCTTCTCCTGCCTGTCGATGACCATCGCGGGCATCGTGCTCAGCCGGGACCGGCTGATGGGCTTCGGCCAGGCGATCACCATGCCGCTGTTCTTCGGCTCCAACGCCCTGTACCCGCTGTCCGTCATGCCGGGCTGGCTGCAGGCGGTCAGCAAGGTGAACCCGCTCAGCTATCAGGTCGACGCGCTGCGTGGGCTGCTGCTCGGCACGCCCGCCCGTCTCGGGACGGACTTCGCGGTGCTGGCCGTGGCCGCCGTGCTCGGTGTCGCCGCCGCCTCCTCACTGCTGGGCCGGCTCGCGCGTTGA
- the hemC gene encoding hydroxymethylbilane synthase has translation MPVPELIRVVSRDSPMALAQVARVQAELAARYPGVRTEVVPVKTTGDKWLGDLAKVEGKGAFTKEVDAALLAGAADLAVHCVKDVPADRPLPAGTVFAAFLKRDDIRDALVHPGGLTLDELPAGTRIGTSSVRRVAQLAATHPHLECVPFRGNANRRLAKLAAGDADALLLAASGLERIGRRDVISEVLSTEAMMPPIGAGILALQCREGDTDLIDAVSALGDPDTHREATAERMFLHVLQGHCNSPIAGFARVDHGELSLRACVFTPDGKTRLNAHEWAGRLDPATLGTSVAVALLRQGAREIIDGIPH, from the coding sequence ATGCCGGTCCCCGAACTGATCCGCGTCGTCTCCCGCGACTCCCCCATGGCGCTCGCCCAAGTCGCCCGGGTACAGGCCGAGTTGGCGGCCCGGTATCCCGGGGTGAGAACCGAGGTCGTGCCGGTGAAGACCACCGGCGACAAGTGGCTCGGCGATCTCGCCAAGGTCGAGGGCAAGGGCGCGTTCACCAAGGAGGTCGACGCGGCGCTGCTGGCCGGTGCGGCCGATCTCGCGGTGCACTGCGTCAAGGACGTGCCCGCCGACCGGCCACTCCCGGCGGGCACGGTGTTCGCGGCGTTCCTGAAGCGGGACGACATCCGTGACGCCCTGGTGCATCCCGGCGGGCTCACCCTCGACGAACTCCCGGCCGGCACCAGGATCGGCACCTCCTCGGTGCGCCGGGTCGCCCAGCTGGCCGCCACTCACCCCCACCTGGAGTGTGTGCCGTTCCGTGGCAATGCCAACCGGCGGCTGGCCAAGCTCGCCGCGGGTGACGCGGACGCGCTGCTGCTGGCCGCCTCCGGTCTGGAGCGCATCGGCCGCCGGGACGTGATCAGCGAGGTCCTCTCCACCGAGGCGATGATGCCGCCCATCGGCGCGGGCATCCTCGCCCTGCAGTGCCGCGAGGGCGACACCGACCTCATCGACGCCGTCAGCGCGCTCGGCGACCCGGACACGCACCGGGAGGCGACCGCGGAGCGGATGTTCCTGCATGTGCTGCAGGGGCACTGCAACAGCCCGATCGCCGGGTTCGCGCGCGTCGACCACGGCGAACTGTCGCTGCGCGCATGCGTGTTCACCCCGGACGGCAAGACGCGCCTCAATGCCCACGAGTGGGCGGGCCGCCTCGACCCGGCCACCCTGGGCACGTCGGTCGCCGTGGCGTTGCTGCGGCAGGGCGCCCGCGAGATCATCGACGGCATCCCGCACTGA
- a CDS encoding NPP1 family protein has product MSSQKSALHRRRWLTGLGGAVALVVAFPATAFAAPPPALPANADSLERTYQPAFDYDTDGCYSTPAISADGTVNGGLNPTGALNGNCRDASDLDNTNSYSRYKCNNGWCGFLYGLYFEKDQAVPGSSIGGHRHDWEHVVVWVQDNQVKYVSTSNHGSFTVHNASAIRFDGTHAKIVYHKDGISTHCFRAANANDEPPENHKGTWQYPPLVGWNGYPAGVRDKLTSYNFGSANFGLKDGSFNSHLASAKPSGIAFDPNA; this is encoded by the coding sequence GTGTCGTCGCAGAAGTCCGCCCTACACCGCAGGAGATGGCTCACCGGCCTCGGTGGCGCCGTCGCGCTCGTCGTGGCCTTCCCCGCCACCGCCTTCGCCGCCCCGCCGCCCGCGCTGCCGGCCAACGCCGACAGCCTGGAGCGCACGTACCAGCCGGCCTTCGACTACGACACGGACGGCTGCTACTCGACGCCCGCCATCAGCGCCGACGGCACCGTCAACGGCGGCCTCAACCCGACCGGGGCGCTCAACGGCAACTGCCGGGACGCCTCGGACCTGGACAACACCAACAGCTACTCGCGCTACAAGTGCAACAACGGCTGGTGCGGCTTCCTGTACGGCCTGTACTTCGAGAAGGACCAGGCCGTGCCGGGCAGCAGCATCGGCGGGCACCGCCACGACTGGGAGCACGTCGTGGTGTGGGTTCAGGACAACCAGGTCAAGTACGTCTCGACGTCGAACCACGGCTCGTTCACGGTGCACAACGCCTCGGCGATCCGCTTCGACGGCACGCACGCGAAGATCGTGTACCACAAGGACGGCATCAGCACCCACTGCTTCCGTGCGGCGAACGCGAACGACGAGCCGCCGGAGAACCACAAGGGGACCTGGCAGTACCCTCCGCTGGTCGGCTGGAACGGCTACCCGGCGGGCGTGCGGGACAAGCTGACGTCGTACAACTTCGGCAGTGCCAACTTCGGTCTGAAGGACGGCAGCTTCAACTCCCACCTGGCCTCGGCGAAGCCGTCGGGCATCGCGTTCGACCCGAACGCCTGA
- a CDS encoding ATP-dependent DNA ligase, protein MTLPLIAPMLATPGTLPPAAQDPRWAYETKQDGQRAVVYLPGDGSVVLRARSGDEITAAYPELLPLGDALGSTAAVLDGEVLALDEQGRADFQLLQSRMGLAHAPARAARRAAQVPVHLVVFDVMHLAGRSLIGQSYARRRAQLERLGLAGPFWSTPGALVGHGAQALQATLDHGLEGLICKRLDSVYEPGVRSRAWIKIRNMRGEDVVVGGWQPGKGRLTGLPGAVLVGQHDAAGRLRYVGSVGTGWSEAERTQLAALLREHASDVCPFDPAPPAPGAHWVLPRLVGEVRYSTRTRAGLLRQPSWLRLRPDLTPEESTAHLPDHLA, encoded by the coding sequence GTGACCCTGCCGCTGATCGCCCCCATGCTCGCCACGCCCGGCACGCTGCCGCCCGCCGCCCAGGACCCGCGGTGGGCGTACGAGACCAAGCAGGACGGCCAGCGCGCGGTGGTGTATCTCCCCGGCGACGGAAGCGTGGTGCTGCGCGCCAGGTCCGGTGACGAGATCACCGCCGCCTACCCGGAACTGCTGCCTCTAGGCGACGCCCTCGGCAGCACGGCCGCGGTGCTGGACGGGGAGGTGCTGGCCCTGGACGAACAGGGGCGTGCCGACTTCCAGTTGCTCCAGTCCCGGATGGGTCTGGCGCACGCGCCGGCGCGGGCGGCGCGCCGGGCGGCCCAGGTGCCGGTCCACCTGGTGGTGTTCGACGTGATGCACCTGGCCGGGCGCTCCCTGATCGGGCAGTCCTACGCCCGCCGGCGTGCCCAGCTGGAGCGACTGGGCCTCGCCGGACCGTTCTGGTCCACGCCGGGTGCGCTGGTGGGCCATGGCGCCCAGGCCCTGCAGGCCACCCTCGACCACGGTCTGGAGGGCCTGATCTGCAAACGGCTGGACTCGGTCTACGAGCCGGGTGTGCGTTCCCGCGCCTGGATCAAGATCCGCAACATGCGCGGCGAGGACGTCGTCGTGGGCGGCTGGCAGCCCGGCAAGGGCCGGCTGACCGGCCTGCCCGGCGCGGTGCTGGTCGGCCAGCACGACGCCGCAGGGCGGCTGCGGTACGTCGGCAGCGTGGGCACCGGCTGGAGCGAGGCCGAACGCACGCAACTCGCGGCGCTGCTGCGGGAGCACGCGAGTGACGTGTGCCCCTTCGATCCGGCGCCGCCGGCGCCGGGGGCGCACTGGGTGCTGCCCCGGCTGGTCGGCGAGGTCCGCTACAGCACCCGGACCCGGGCCGGGCTGCTGCGCCAGCCGTCCTGGCTGCGGCTGCGGCCCGACCTCACGCCCGAGGAGTCCACGGCCCACCTGCCGGACCATCTCGCCTGA
- a CDS encoding response regulator — translation MTIRVLLADDQALLRAACRILIDSCDDMEVVGEAIDGACAIELARAHRPDLVLMDIRLPGSDGLAATSAICADPELSATRVLVLASSELDEDVAEALRAGASGFLGKDVTADVLLDGIRTVAAGESLLSPLATRALITRFLVTPAEGSRLAAPEDLAALTAQEREVMGRVAEGHSDEEIAQKLSVSPSAVRSHVHEAMTKLGARERAQLVVVAYQSGLVRAVPPPSGAL, via the coding sequence ATGACCATCCGTGTGCTGCTCGCCGACGACCAGGCCCTGCTGCGGGCCGCCTGCCGGATCCTGATCGACTCCTGCGACGACATGGAGGTGGTGGGCGAGGCCATCGACGGTGCCTGCGCGATCGAGCTCGCCCGGGCCCACCGGCCCGACCTCGTCCTGATGGACATCCGCCTGCCCGGCAGCGACGGCCTGGCCGCCACGTCCGCCATCTGCGCGGATCCGGAACTCTCGGCGACCCGCGTGCTGGTCCTCGCCTCCTCCGAGCTCGACGAGGACGTCGCCGAGGCGCTGCGGGCCGGGGCGAGCGGGTTCCTCGGCAAGGACGTCACCGCCGATGTGCTGCTCGACGGCATCCGGACCGTGGCGGCCGGCGAGTCCCTGCTCTCCCCGCTGGCCACCCGCGCCCTGATCACGCGCTTCCTGGTCACCCCCGCCGAGGGCTCCCGGCTCGCGGCTCCCGAGGACCTCGCCGCGCTGACCGCCCAGGAGCGCGAGGTGATGGGCCGGGTGGCCGAGGGTCACTCCGACGAAGAGATCGCGCAGAAGCTCTCCGTCAGCCCGTCGGCCGTCCGCTCCCACGTCCACGAGGCGATGACGAAGCTGGGGGCCCGGGAGCGGGCCCAACTGGTCGTCGTCGCCTACCAGTCGGGGCTGGTACGGGCCGTGCCGCCGCCGTCCGGGGCCCTCTGA
- a CDS encoding MarR family winged helix-turn-helix transcriptional regulator, producing MPTPPLPTGPVSPEIVEIERALTRITYLSTRARQHDRLMALAEVPLDRAAVALLRQVADSEPLRPGELAGRLGVEASHVTRTVQQLQRAGYVSRVPDPDDRRAQRIELTEAGRRAIERIRDVGARGMQLALADWSPEELGQLATLFHRMVDDFLAMAIDDDSEQRATAQAGTS from the coding sequence ATGCCCACACCACCGCTCCCCACGGGCCCCGTGTCCCCCGAGATCGTCGAGATCGAGCGGGCCCTGACCCGAATCACCTACCTCAGCACCCGCGCCCGGCAGCACGACCGTCTGATGGCCCTGGCCGAGGTGCCGCTGGACCGCGCCGCCGTGGCGCTGCTGCGGCAGGTCGCGGACTCCGAGCCGCTGCGCCCCGGGGAGCTCGCGGGCCGCCTCGGCGTGGAGGCCTCGCACGTCACGCGGACCGTGCAGCAGTTGCAGCGCGCCGGGTACGTCAGCCGCGTCCCCGACCCCGACGACCGGCGCGCCCAGCGCATCGAACTCACCGAGGCCGGGCGCAGGGCCATCGAGCGGATCCGGGACGTCGGGGCGCGCGGCATGCAGCTGGCCCTGGCCGACTGGTCGCCCGAGGAGCTGGGTCAGCTCGCGACGCTGTTCCACCGTATGGTCGACGACTTCCTCGCGATGGCGATCGACGACGACTCCGAACAGCGGGCCACCGCCCAGGCAGGCACGTCCTGA
- a CDS encoding peroxiredoxin encodes MAPSQPLVGDKIEDFELPDETGTSRRLSELLADGPVVLFFYPAALTAGCTAEACHFRDLAAEFAAVGAQPVGISGDPVERQAEFVGRHTLGMPLLSDVDGAIRERFGVKRGFQLAPTKRVTFVIAQDRTVLEVVRSELRMNTHADRALAALRAQEPGSH; translated from the coding sequence GTGGCCCCGTCCCAGCCGCTCGTCGGCGACAAGATCGAGGACTTCGAGCTGCCGGACGAGACGGGCACATCCCGCCGGCTCTCCGAACTGCTCGCCGACGGACCGGTGGTGCTGTTCTTCTACCCCGCCGCCCTCACCGCCGGCTGCACCGCCGAGGCCTGCCACTTCCGTGACCTGGCCGCGGAGTTCGCCGCGGTCGGCGCACAGCCCGTCGGTATCAGCGGGGACCCGGTCGAGCGGCAGGCGGAGTTCGTCGGGCGGCACACGCTCGGCATGCCCCTGCTGTCCGACGTGGACGGCGCGATCCGTGAACGGTTCGGGGTGAAGCGGGGCTTCCAGCTGGCGCCCACCAAGCGGGTCACCTTCGTCATCGCCCAGGACCGCACCGTCCTGGAGGTCGTCCGCAGCGAACTGCGCATGAACACCCACGCCGACCGGGCCCTGGCCGCCCTGCGCGCCCAGGAACCCGGGAGCCACTGA
- a CDS encoding alpha/beta hydrolase family protein, translating into MSLPGLIAREHKGSDLRLGAVRTRTDAYTQYAVTYEANGLTISGIMNVPDGKGPFPALVLAHGYIDPAVYTTGRGLAREQDLLARNGYVVLHTDYRNHAGSDDDPDNDVNLRLGYTEDVIAAVKALRAFGRPEIDGDRIGLLGRSMGGGVVYNTLVVAPGLVDAAVVYAPVSSRPEENIDQFQRPDGDPIVAEIEAEHGTPRRTRPSGVRSHRSPTPTG; encoded by the coding sequence GTGTCCCTCCCGGGCCTCATCGCCCGCGAGCACAAAGGCTCCGACCTCCGCCTGGGCGCCGTACGCACCCGAACCGACGCCTACACCCAGTACGCCGTCACCTACGAGGCCAACGGCCTCACCATCTCCGGCATCATGAACGTGCCCGACGGCAAGGGCCCTTTCCCGGCGCTGGTGCTCGCGCACGGCTACATCGACCCCGCCGTCTACACCACCGGCCGGGGCCTGGCCCGCGAGCAGGACCTGCTCGCCCGTAACGGCTACGTCGTCCTGCACACCGACTACCGCAACCACGCCGGCTCCGACGACGACCCCGACAACGACGTCAACCTCCGCCTCGGCTACACCGAGGACGTCATCGCCGCCGTCAAGGCCCTGCGCGCCTTTGGCCGCCCGGAGATCGACGGCGACCGGATCGGCCTGCTGGGCCGCTCCATGGGCGGCGGCGTCGTGTACAACACGCTGGTGGTGGCGCCGGGCCTGGTGGACGCGGCCGTCGTCTACGCCCCGGTCAGCTCCCGTCCCGAGGAGAACATCGACCAGTTCCAGCGGCCCGACGGCGACCCGATCGTCGCCGAGATCGAGGCCGAGCACGGCACCCCGAGGAGAACCCGGCCTTCTGGCGTGAGGTCTCACCGATCACCTACGCCGACCGGGTGA
- a CDS encoding DNA polymerase ligase N-terminal domain-containing protein, which translates to MGDDDRLRTYRGKRDFGRTGEPEGRAGTSGDEPRFVVQIHDASTLHFDFRLQVDDVLKSWSVPKGPSADPKDKRLAVPTEDHPLEYEEFEGVIPAGEYGGGTVIVWDHGTYEPLSHDRKGRPVDFGESLERGHATFRLNGSKLHGEYALTRFRGSAGEAEAWLLVKGGHRRAGRSTPDPRRARSVRSGRTLAQVAADGPD; encoded by the coding sequence GTGGGTGACGACGACCGGCTGCGGACCTACCGCGGCAAACGCGATTTCGGGCGGACCGGTGAGCCCGAGGGGCGTGCGGGCACCTCGGGCGACGAACCGCGGTTCGTGGTGCAGATCCATGACGCGAGCACCCTGCACTTCGACTTCCGGTTGCAGGTCGACGACGTACTGAAGTCCTGGTCGGTCCCGAAGGGCCCGTCCGCCGACCCGAAGGACAAGCGGCTCGCCGTGCCGACGGAGGACCACCCGCTGGAGTACGAGGAGTTCGAGGGCGTGATCCCGGCGGGCGAGTACGGGGGCGGCACGGTGATCGTCTGGGATCACGGTACGTACGAGCCGCTGAGCCATGACCGCAAGGGGCGGCCGGTGGACTTCGGGGAGTCGCTGGAGCGCGGGCACGCCACGTTCCGGCTCAACGGGTCGAAGCTGCACGGCGAGTACGCGCTCACCCGGTTCCGTGGCAGTGCGGGCGAGGCTGAGGCCTGGCTGCTGGTGAAGGGCGGGCACAGGCGTGCGGGCCGGAGTACGCCGGATCCGCGCCGGGCGCGCTCGGTACGCAGCGGCCGTACGCTCGCCCAGGTCGCGGCTGACGGCCCGGACTGA